Proteins encoded in a region of the Streptomyces sp. NBC_00310 genome:
- a CDS encoding DUF4429 domain-containing protein has protein sequence MGDVLAGFHAAWEFESDSVLIRFERGIRTPKLFQALGERRVPLEAIAGVSLTPGKRGTVVLRVVPRPGADPLMEAAADQLKEGSDPYRLVLPAERETLAEYYADELRARLTESGPADRFLVAAPEVPLQFKAYDGKASFDGRSVSFRWSWTGASSAKWKAGDQSFPVGALSGVEWRSPEVFEGYLRLVRRDAAGEQPPQPDHDPAAVVFGLGYGPVHESLPFAAAVLAAVRSAGPVGVAAVEAGPRRDPADIADRIRHLGELHEAGLVTDEEFSVKKAELLAEL, from the coding sequence ATGGGTGACGTACTGGCCGGATTTCATGCCGCCTGGGAGTTCGAGTCCGACTCCGTGCTCATCCGCTTCGAACGGGGGATTCGTACGCCGAAGCTCTTCCAGGCACTCGGTGAGCGGCGCGTCCCCCTGGAGGCGATCGCGGGGGTTTCACTGACACCCGGGAAGCGGGGCACCGTCGTACTGCGTGTCGTGCCGCGACCGGGCGCCGATCCGTTGATGGAGGCGGCGGCGGACCAGCTCAAGGAGGGGTCCGACCCGTACCGGCTGGTGCTGCCGGCCGAGCGGGAGACTCTCGCGGAGTACTACGCCGATGAACTGCGGGCACGGTTGACCGAGTCGGGGCCCGCCGATCGTTTCCTGGTGGCGGCGCCCGAGGTGCCGTTGCAGTTCAAGGCGTACGACGGGAAGGCGTCGTTCGACGGGCGGTCCGTGTCGTTCCGGTGGTCCTGGACGGGGGCGTCGTCGGCGAAGTGGAAGGCCGGGGACCAGAGTTTCCCGGTCGGTGCCCTGAGCGGGGTCGAGTGGCGGTCGCCGGAGGTGTTCGAGGGGTATCTGCGGTTGGTGCGACGCGATGCCGCCGGTGAGCAGCCGCCTCAGCCCGACCATGATCCCGCCGCCGTGGTGTTCGGGCTGGGCTATGGGCCGGTGCACGAGTCGTTGCCGTTCGCCGCGGCTGTGCTGGCGGCGGTTCGCTCCGCGGGGCCCGTGGGTGTGGCTGCGGTCGAGGCCGGGCCCCGGCGGGATCCGGCCGACATCGCCGACCGGATCCGGCATCTTGGGGAGTTGCACGAGGCGGGGCTGGTGACGGACGAGGAGTTCAGTGTGAAGAAGGCGGAGTTGTTGGCCGAGCTGTAG
- a CDS encoding GNAT family N-acetyltransferase: protein MSLVRRAAAEDAAEVLRLRQVMIDSMASGGPGGSTDWHAESLPTLRRRLADSDGEFAAFVADHPERPGALAALVVGTIEYRIGRANNPRGAVGHVFSVATDPECRRRGHARACMEALVDWFRERGVGYVHLTASTEAEPLYESIGFRRRSDPLMQLDL, encoded by the coding sequence ATGAGTCTCGTACGGCGGGCCGCGGCCGAGGACGCGGCGGAAGTGCTCCGGCTGCGCCAGGTGATGATCGACTCGATGGCGAGCGGGGGGCCCGGCGGCTCCACCGACTGGCACGCCGAGTCCCTGCCCACACTACGCCGCCGACTCGCCGATTCCGACGGGGAGTTCGCGGCCTTCGTCGCCGACCATCCGGAGCGGCCGGGCGCGCTCGCCGCCCTGGTGGTGGGGACGATCGAGTACCGGATCGGGCGGGCGAACAACCCGCGCGGCGCGGTCGGGCACGTCTTCAGCGTGGCCACCGACCCGGAGTGCCGGCGCCGGGGCCACGCCCGCGCCTGCATGGAGGCCCTGGTCGACTGGTTCCGGGAGCGCGGTGTCGGATACGTCCATCTGACCGCTTCCACCGAGGCCGAGCCGCTGTACGAGTCGATCGGTTTCCGGCGCAGGTCCGACCCCTTGATGCAGTTGGACCTCTGA
- the fasR gene encoding fatty acid biosynthesis transcriptional regulator FasR encodes MPEPETSRPESAPSVHAHVATLKRLEKSSGSLAAQAIARMDETLPWYRAMPPENRSWIGLVAQAGIAAFTEWFRRPDAPQAISTDVFGTAPRELTRAITLRQTVEMVRTTIEVMESAIDEVAAPGDESVLREALLVYAREIAFATAQVYAQAAEARGAWDARLESLVVNAVLSGEADEGAVSRAAALGWNSPDHVCVVLGTAPDGDSELTVEAIRRAARHAKLQVLTGVLGDRLVVIAGGDNEPLQVAKSLIGPYAAGPVVAGPIVPDLLAATRSAQAAAAGLKACSAWQDAPRPVLADDLLPERAIAGDPSAREQLVEEIYRPLEEAGSALLETLSVYLEQASSLEGAARMLFVHPNTVRYRLRRVTDVTGWSPSDVRSAFTLRIALILGRLVDGDLQL; translated from the coding sequence GTGCCCGAACCCGAAACCAGCAGGCCCGAATCCGCACCGTCCGTCCACGCGCACGTCGCGACCTTGAAGCGGCTGGAGAAGTCGTCCGGAAGTCTCGCCGCGCAGGCCATCGCGCGGATGGACGAGACGCTGCCCTGGTACCGGGCGATGCCGCCGGAGAACCGGTCGTGGATCGGACTGGTCGCCCAGGCCGGTATCGCCGCGTTCACGGAGTGGTTCCGGCGTCCGGACGCCCCGCAGGCCATCTCGACGGACGTGTTCGGAACCGCGCCGCGTGAACTGACCCGGGCGATCACGCTCCGGCAGACCGTGGAGATGGTGCGCACGACCATCGAGGTCATGGAGTCCGCCATCGACGAGGTGGCCGCCCCCGGCGACGAGAGCGTGCTCCGCGAGGCCCTGCTCGTCTACGCGCGGGAGATCGCCTTCGCGACCGCACAGGTGTACGCGCAGGCCGCCGAGGCACGCGGCGCCTGGGACGCCCGCCTGGAGTCCCTGGTGGTGAACGCGGTACTCAGCGGCGAGGCCGACGAAGGCGCGGTGAGCAGGGCCGCCGCGCTCGGCTGGAACTCGCCGGACCATGTCTGCGTGGTACTCGGCACCGCCCCGGACGGCGACAGCGAGCTGACCGTGGAGGCCATCCGGCGTGCGGCCCGGCACGCCAAGCTCCAGGTGCTCACCGGTGTGCTGGGCGACCGGCTGGTGGTGATCGCCGGTGGCGACAACGAACCGTTGCAGGTCGCGAAGTCGCTGATCGGCCCGTATGCGGCGGGGCCGGTGGTGGCGGGGCCGATCGTGCCCGACCTGCTGGCCGCGACCCGGTCCGCGCAGGCGGCGGCCGCGGGACTGAAGGCCTGCTCGGCGTGGCAGGACGCGCCGCGCCCCGTTCTGGCGGACGATCTGCTTCCGGAGCGCGCGATCGCGGGCGACCCCAGTGCGCGCGAGCAACTGGTGGAGGAGATCTACAGACCGCTGGAGGAGGCCGGCTCGGCTCTCCTGGAGACGCTCAGCGTCTATCTGGAACAGGCCTCAAGTCTTGAGGGCGCGGCCCGGATGCTGTTCGTCCATCCCAACACCGTGCGCTACCGGCTCCGACGTGTGACTGACGTCACCGGCTGGTCGCCCTCCGATGTACGCTCTGCCTTCACCTTGCGGATCGCGCTGATCCTGGGGCGTCTGGTGGATGGGGATCTCCAGCTCTAG
- a CDS encoding aldo/keto reductase, translated as MTDGRIARTRLGTDGPEVGVQGLGCMGMSFAYGPSDAQESRATLERALELGVTLYDTAHAYGAGENEKFLSPFFKAHRDEVVIATKFGLAIDPDDPTKRIIRNDAAYIRESVEGSLRRLDVDVIDLYYMHRRDVSVPIEETVGVMAELVREGKVKQLGLSEVTAAELRTAHAVHPIAALQSEWSLFSRDIEPNVVPTARDLDVTLVAYSPLGRGFLTGSFAKAEDLTADDFRRQQPRFTGDNAAANAVLLAPVRKVAEAHDATPGQIALAWVQQRSAVHDLPVVPIPGTRRPSRVEENAEATRISLTEDDLALLEPIAAQVAGDRYADMGFTSAGRE; from the coding sequence ATGACGGACGGCAGGATCGCGAGGACACGGCTGGGCACCGACGGGCCGGAGGTCGGCGTGCAGGGCCTCGGCTGCATGGGCATGAGCTTCGCGTACGGCCCCTCGGACGCGCAGGAGTCCAGGGCCACCCTGGAGCGCGCGCTGGAACTGGGCGTCACGCTCTACGACACGGCGCACGCATACGGTGCCGGGGAGAACGAGAAGTTCCTCTCCCCCTTCTTCAAGGCGCACCGCGACGAGGTCGTCATCGCCACCAAGTTCGGCCTGGCGATCGACCCCGACGACCCGACCAAGCGGATCATCCGCAACGACGCGGCGTACATCCGCGAGTCCGTCGAGGGGAGCCTGCGCCGCCTCGACGTCGACGTGATCGACCTCTACTACATGCACCGCCGCGACGTGAGCGTCCCCATCGAGGAGACCGTCGGCGTCATGGCCGAGCTGGTCCGCGAGGGCAAGGTCAAGCAGCTGGGCCTGAGCGAGGTCACGGCCGCCGAACTCCGCACGGCCCACGCCGTGCACCCCATCGCCGCCCTGCAGTCCGAGTGGTCCCTCTTCAGCCGTGACATCGAGCCGAACGTCGTCCCCACGGCCCGCGATCTCGACGTCACGCTCGTCGCCTACTCCCCCCTCGGCCGAGGCTTCCTCACCGGCTCCTTCGCCAAGGCCGAAGACCTCACCGCCGACGACTTCCGCCGCCAGCAGCCCCGCTTCACCGGCGACAACGCAGCCGCCAACGCGGTCCTCCTGGCCCCCGTCCGCAAGGTCGCCGAGGCCCACGACGCCACCCCGGGCCAGATCGCCCTGGCCTGGGTCCAGCAGCGGTCCGCCGTCCACGACCTGCCGGTCGTCCCCATCCCGGGCACCCGCAGGCCGTCCAGGGTGGAGGAGAACGCGGAGGCCACGAGGATCTCCCTGACCGAGGACGACCTGGCCCTGCTGGAACCGATAGCGGCACAGGTGGCGGGCGACCGGTACGCGGACATGGGGTTCACGTCGGCAGGAAGGGAGTAG
- a CDS encoding ketoacyl-ACP synthase III, translated as MSKIRPSKGAPYARILGVGGYRPVRVVPNDVILERIDSSDEWIRSRSGIETRHWANDEETVAAMSIEASGKAIADAGISAEQIGAVVVSTVSHFSQTPAVATEIADKLGTAKAAAFDISAGCAGFGYGLTLAKGMVVEGSAEYVLVIGVERLSDLTDLEDRATAFLFGDGAGAVVVGPSEEPHIGPTVWGSEGDKSQTIKQTVPWNEFRIGDVDKLPLDSEGNVKFPAITQEGQAVFRWAVFEMAKVAQQALDAAGISSDDLDVFIPHQANERIIDSMVKTLKLPEHVTVARDVRTTGNTSAASIPLAMERLLATGAAKSGDTALVIGFGAGLVYAATVVTLP; from the coding sequence ATGTCGAAGATCAGGCCGAGCAAGGGTGCCCCGTACGCGCGCATCCTCGGAGTGGGCGGTTACCGCCCGGTCCGGGTGGTGCCCAACGACGTGATCCTGGAGAGGATCGACTCGTCCGACGAGTGGATCCGCTCCCGCTCCGGCATCGAGACCCGGCACTGGGCGAACGACGAGGAGACCGTCGCGGCCATGTCGATCGAGGCGTCCGGCAAGGCGATCGCCGACGCCGGGATCTCCGCCGAGCAGATCGGCGCGGTCGTCGTCTCGACCGTCTCGCACTTCAGCCAGACCCCGGCCGTCGCCACCGAGATCGCCGACAAGCTCGGCACGGCCAAGGCCGCCGCCTTCGACATCTCGGCCGGCTGCGCGGGCTTCGGCTACGGCCTGACGCTCGCCAAGGGCATGGTCGTCGAGGGCTCGGCGGAGTACGTCCTCGTCATCGGTGTCGAACGCCTGTCGGACCTGACCGATCTGGAGGACCGGGCCACGGCCTTCCTCTTCGGTGACGGCGCCGGCGCGGTCGTCGTGGGCCCCTCCGAGGAGCCGCACATCGGCCCGACGGTGTGGGGTTCCGAGGGCGACAAGTCCCAGACGATCAAGCAGACGGTGCCGTGGAACGAGTTCCGGATCGGCGACGTCGACAAACTCCCGCTCGACAGCGAGGGCAACGTCAAGTTCCCCGCGATCACGCAGGAGGGCCAGGCGGTGTTCCGCTGGGCCGTGTTCGAGATGGCGAAGGTCGCTCAGCAGGCGCTGGACGCGGCCGGGATCAGCTCGGACGACCTGGACGTCTTCATTCCCCACCAGGCCAACGAGCGGATCATCGACTCGATGGTGAAGACACTCAAACTGCCGGAGCACGTCACGGTCGCGCGTGACGTACGCACCACCGGCAACACCTCGGCCGCCTCGATCCCGCTCGCGATGGAGCGGCTCCTGGCGACCGGCGCGGCGAAGAGCGGCGACACCGCGCTCGTCATCGGCTTCGGGGCGGGTCTCGTGTACGCCGCGACGGTCGTTACCCTCCCCTAG
- a CDS encoding protein kinase domain-containing protein, with protein MGEVRAGGQFRPLEAGDPTTVASYRLAARLGSGGMGTVYLSYTPGGHPIALKTIRPELSEDPEFRRRFQQEVRAAQRVQGLYTAPVLDHDTEGTQPWLATAYVPGPSLHAAVAEHGALPLNSVLLLLAGVAEALSVIHGAGIVHRDLKPSNVLLAADGPRVIDFGIARAADATALTGTGVSIGTPAFMSPEQAAGKPVTPASDIFALGQVAAFAARGSGAYGDGPSHAVLYRIVHEEPDLSGLADELRFIERCLAKDPADRPSPAEVVALCQEASPTPLVQSGSWLPEAIGADITRRVSASAELLAERNKAAEAPTSATLPPPPTAPVTQLSSPSVDHGAQTIFAAPTTHSGPTTPPPPGPAGPPSTPYPPQSGPHTVPTGHQAPYPHQAPYPQPGAWQQPYPQGHPQGHAQGHPRPLPLPPPRRSNVGKWIGIGVAAVFGLGLLGSCASLVKGLTDSSSGSSNSSSGGTSTGSGGSSAESSESEPKADPKPVTFKGINIPGDYYVRFADSPPKPLDSDVGGAYEDDGDFYYYSDSLLGEKRLGSSSQKLVLLNNTQKGSLETCRNETRYSDYVKIGQVAKGSQMCVRTDSGHIGLVTFQGSAPSGDPSDYVSVDITVWRNAEEPTTDN; from the coding sequence ATGGGCGAGGTTCGCGCGGGCGGGCAGTTCCGGCCGTTGGAGGCCGGTGACCCGACGACCGTGGCGAGCTACCGGCTCGCGGCGCGGCTCGGCTCGGGCGGCATGGGCACCGTGTACCTGTCGTACACCCCGGGCGGGCACCCGATCGCGTTGAAGACGATCCGGCCCGAGCTGAGCGAGGACCCCGAGTTCCGCCGCCGGTTCCAGCAGGAGGTGCGGGCCGCCCAGCGCGTGCAGGGCCTGTACACCGCGCCCGTCCTCGACCACGACACCGAGGGCACGCAGCCCTGGCTGGCCACCGCCTACGTGCCCGGCCCGTCGCTGCACGCGGCGGTCGCCGAGCACGGTGCGCTGCCGCTGAACTCGGTCCTGCTGCTGCTCGCCGGGGTCGCGGAGGCGCTCTCGGTCATCCACGGCGCGGGCATCGTCCACCGCGATTTGAAGCCCTCCAACGTGTTGCTCGCCGCCGACGGGCCCCGTGTCATCGACTTCGGCATCGCGCGCGCCGCCGACGCCACCGCCCTGACCGGCACCGGCGTGTCCATCGGCACGCCGGCCTTCATGTCGCCGGAGCAGGCGGCCGGGAAGCCGGTCACGCCCGCGTCGGACATCTTCGCGCTCGGCCAGGTGGCCGCGTTCGCGGCACGCGGGTCCGGCGCGTACGGCGACGGCCCCTCGCACGCCGTGCTGTACCGGATCGTCCACGAGGAGCCCGACCTGAGCGGTCTCGCCGACGAACTCCGGTTCATCGAGCGCTGTCTGGCCAAGGACCCGGCGGACCGCCCCTCCCCCGCGGAGGTCGTCGCGCTCTGCCAGGAGGCGTCGCCCACCCCGCTGGTGCAGTCGGGCTCCTGGCTGCCGGAGGCGATCGGCGCCGACATCACCCGGCGGGTCTCGGCCTCGGCGGAGCTGCTGGCCGAGCGGAACAAGGCCGCGGAGGCCCCGACCTCGGCGACCCTGCCCCCGCCGCCCACCGCACCGGTGACCCAGCTGAGTTCGCCGTCCGTGGACCACGGCGCGCAGACGATCTTCGCGGCGCCGACGACGCACTCCGGGCCGACGACCCCGCCCCCGCCGGGCCCGGCCGGGCCGCCGTCGACGCCGTACCCTCCGCAGTCGGGGCCGCACACGGTGCCGACCGGGCACCAGGCGCCGTACCCGCACCAGGCGCCGTACCCGCAGCCGGGGGCGTGGCAGCAGCCGTACCCCCAGGGACATCCCCAGGGACATGCGCAGGGCCATCCCCGTCCGCTGCCCCTTCCTCCGCCGCGCCGCAGCAACGTCGGCAAGTGGATCGGGATCGGCGTCGCGGCGGTGTTCGGTCTGGGGCTGCTCGGCAGCTGCGCGTCGCTGGTGAAGGGCCTCACGGATTCGTCGAGCGGCTCGTCGAACAGTTCCTCCGGCGGCACGTCGACGGGTTCGGGCGGCAGTTCCGCCGAGTCCTCCGAGTCCGAGCCGAAGGCCGACCCCAAGCCGGTCACGTTCAAGGGCATCAACATCCCCGGCGACTACTACGTGCGCTTCGCGGACTCCCCGCCCAAGCCCCTCGACAGCGACGTCGGCGGGGCGTACGAGGACGACGGGGACTTCTACTACTACTCGGACTCGCTGTTGGGTGAGAAGCGGCTGGGCAGCAGCAGCCAGAAGCTCGTCCTGCTGAACAACACCCAGAAGGGCTCCCTCGAAACCTGCCGGAACGAGACCCGGTACTCGGACTACGTCAAGATCGGCCAGGTGGCCAAGGGCTCCCAGATGTGTGTGCGCACCGACTCCGGCCACATCGGCCTGGTCACCTTCCAGGGGTCGGCTCCGAGCGGCGACCCCAGTGACTACGTCTCCGTGGACATCACGGTGTGGCGCAACGCGGAGGAGCCGACCACCGACAACTGA
- a CDS encoding serine hydrolase domain-containing protein, whose product MSLQSLALIENWPVPTAAAAVVRADGTVLGTHGPLGRRFALASVTKPLAAYAVLVAYEEGAIELDEAAGPAGSTVRHLLAHTSGLAFDEHRVTTPPGERRLYSNAGFEVLGDHVAKAADIPFAEYARQAVLEPLGMTSTSLDGSPAKDGVSTVDDLVRFAAEVQAPRLLDPRTVAEAMTVQYPGTKGVLPGYGHQNPNDWGLGFEIRDSKAPHWTGTSSSPGTFGHFGQSGTFLWIDPVAGVACVALTDRAFGPWAVEAWTPFTDAVLAEVGNGV is encoded by the coding sequence ATGTCTCTGCAGAGCCTCGCCTTGATCGAGAACTGGCCGGTTCCCACGGCGGCCGCGGCCGTCGTCCGGGCGGACGGCACCGTCCTCGGGACCCACGGGCCGCTCGGCCGGCGGTTCGCGCTGGCCTCGGTCACCAAGCCGCTCGCCGCGTACGCCGTCCTGGTGGCGTACGAGGAGGGGGCGATCGAGCTGGACGAGGCGGCGGGGCCGGCGGGGTCGACCGTGCGGCATCTGCTGGCGCACACCTCGGGGCTGGCCTTCGACGAGCACCGGGTGACGACGCCGCCCGGTGAGCGGCGGCTGTACTCCAACGCCGGGTTCGAGGTGCTCGGGGACCATGTGGCCAAGGCGGCGGACATCCCGTTCGCGGAGTACGCGCGGCAGGCGGTGCTGGAACCGCTGGGGATGACGTCCACCTCCCTCGACGGTTCCCCCGCGAAGGACGGCGTCTCGACCGTCGACGACCTGGTGCGGTTCGCCGCCGAGGTGCAGGCACCCCGGCTGCTGGACCCGCGGACCGTCGCGGAGGCGATGACCGTGCAGTACCCGGGCACCAAGGGCGTCCTGCCGGGCTACGGGCACCAGAACCCCAACGACTGGGGGCTCGGCTTCGAGATCCGGGACTCCAAGGCACCGCACTGGACGGGGACTTCGTCGTCGCCGGGGACCTTCGGGCACTTCGGGCAGTCGGGGACCTTCCTGTGGATCGACCCCGTCGCCGGGGTGGCGTGTGTCGCGCTGACGGACCGGGCGTTCGGGCCGTGGGCGGTCGAGGCCTGGACCCCGTTCACGGACGCTGTGCTCGCGGAGGTCGGGAACGGTGTCTGA
- a CDS encoding MerR family transcriptional regulator, whose translation MTVMETTSTTSATSATSAASTDSCAGPPLKPRRPDGQDLYTISEVVDLTGLTAHTLRWYERIGLMPHIDRSHTGQRRYRNRDLDWLDLVGKLRLTGMPVADMVRYAELVREGDHTYTERFELLKATRQDVLSRIAELQDTLNVLDRKINFYADAGQALASERAS comes from the coding sequence ATGACGGTGATGGAGACCACGAGTACGACGAGTGCCACGAGTGCCACGAGTGCCGCCAGTACCGACAGTTGCGCGGGCCCGCCGCTGAAGCCGCGGCGGCCGGACGGGCAGGACCTGTACACGATCAGCGAGGTCGTCGACCTCACCGGTCTGACGGCGCACACGCTGCGCTGGTACGAGCGGATCGGGCTGATGCCGCACATCGACCGCTCCCACACCGGCCAGCGCCGCTACCGCAACCGTGACCTCGACTGGCTCGACCTGGTCGGCAAGCTCCGGCTGACCGGTATGCCGGTCGCCGACATGGTCCGGTACGCCGAACTGGTGCGCGAGGGCGACCACACCTACACCGAGCGCTTCGAACTGCTCAAGGCGACCAGGCAGGACGTCCTGTCCCGGATCGCCGAACTCCAGGACACCCTGAACGTGCTCGACCGGAAGATCAATTTCTACGCTGACGCCGGGCAGGCCCTGGCGTCGGAGAGGGCCTCATGA
- a CDS encoding ACP S-malonyltransferase: MLVLVAPGQGAQTPGFLTPWLDLPGAADRLGAWSDAIGLDLAHYGTEADADAIRDTAVAQPLLVAAGLLSAAALGDVAPGAVAGHSVGEITAAAFAGVLDDTAALTLVRTRGLAMAEAAAVTETGMSALLGGDPEVTIPHLERLGLTPANVNGAGQIVAAGTLEQLAALEADKPEGVRRVVALKVAGAFHTHHMAPAVDTLAKAAEELSPGDPTVTYVSNKDGQAVATGAEVLSRLVGQVANPVRWDLCMETFKELGVTALVEVCPGGTLTGLAKRALPGVPTVALKTPDDLDAARALIAEHLN, translated from the coding sequence GTGCTCGTACTCGTCGCTCCCGGCCAGGGCGCCCAGACGCCCGGCTTCCTGACTCCTTGGCTCGACCTCCCCGGTGCCGCCGACCGTCTCGGCGCGTGGTCGGACGCCATCGGACTGGACCTCGCCCACTACGGCACCGAGGCCGACGCCGACGCGATCCGCGACACCGCCGTGGCCCAGCCGCTGCTCGTGGCGGCCGGACTGCTGTCCGCCGCCGCCCTCGGAGACGTCGCGCCCGGCGCGGTCGCCGGCCACAGCGTCGGCGAGATCACCGCCGCCGCGTTCGCCGGTGTCCTCGACGACACGGCCGCGCTGACCCTCGTCCGCACGCGGGGCCTGGCCATGGCCGAGGCCGCCGCGGTCACCGAGACCGGTATGTCGGCGCTGCTCGGCGGCGACCCCGAGGTGACGATCCCGCACCTGGAGCGGCTGGGGCTCACCCCGGCGAACGTGAACGGCGCGGGCCAGATCGTCGCCGCCGGCACCCTGGAGCAGCTGGCCGCCCTGGAGGCGGACAAGCCCGAGGGCGTGCGGCGCGTGGTCGCCCTCAAGGTCGCCGGTGCCTTCCACACGCACCACATGGCCCCCGCCGTCGACACCCTCGCCAAGGCCGCCGAGGAGCTGTCGCCCGGGGACCCCACGGTCACCTACGTCTCGAACAAGGACGGGCAGGCCGTCGCCACCGGCGCCGAGGTGCTCTCCCGTCTCGTCGGTCAGGTCGCCAACCCGGTCCGCTGGGACCTGTGCATGGAGACCTTCAAGGAGCTGGGCGTGACCGCGCTCGTGGAGGTGTGCCCCGGCGGCACGCTCACCGGTCTCGCCAAGCGCGCGCTGCCGGGCGTACCGACGGTGGCGCTCAAGACTCCCGACGACCTCGACGCCGCTCGCGCCCTCATCGCCGAGCACCTGAACTAG
- a CDS encoding pirin family protein has product MMELRRAGTRYAGGDREAGIASLHAFSFGAHYDPDNLRFGAVIACNEERLAPGAGFDEHPHSHTEIVTWVVEGELTHRDTTGHETVVRPGDVQRLSSAGGVRHVERNDGAEPLTFVQMWLAPLDPGGDPAYEIVRGIADSTPYAVPEAGAMLHVRRLGTAGERTAVPDAARAYVHVVRGAVRLGPHELEPGDSVRAEEEKGLELVAVTAPVEVLVWELGE; this is encoded by the coding sequence GTGATGGAGCTGCGGCGTGCCGGTACGCGCTATGCCGGTGGGGATCGGGAGGCCGGGATCGCCTCGTTGCACGCGTTCTCCTTCGGGGCGCACTACGACCCCGACAATCTCCGCTTCGGCGCGGTGATCGCCTGCAACGAGGAGCGGCTCGCACCCGGCGCCGGGTTCGACGAGCATCCGCACAGCCACACCGAGATCGTCACCTGGGTCGTCGAGGGCGAGCTGACCCACCGCGACACCACCGGCCACGAGACGGTCGTCCGCCCCGGCGACGTCCAGCGGCTCAGCTCGGCGGGCGGCGTACGGCACGTCGAGCGCAACGACGGCGCCGAGCCGCTGACCTTCGTGCAGATGTGGCTGGCCCCGCTGGACCCGGGCGGCGACCCCGCGTACGAGATCGTCCGCGGCATCGCCGACTCCACCCCGTACGCCGTTCCCGAGGCCGGCGCCATGCTGCACGTCCGGCGGCTGGGCACGGCGGGGGAGCGGACCGCCGTGCCGGACGCGGCGCGGGCGTACGTGCACGTCGTACGGGGTGCCGTGCGGCTCGGGCCGCACGAGCTGGAGCCCGGGGACTCCGTGCGGGCCGAGGAGGAGAAGGGCCTCGAACTGGTCGCCGTCACCGCCCCGGTGGAGGTGCTGGTCTGGGAGCTCGGCGAGTGA
- a CDS encoding alpha/beta hydrolase, whose protein sequence is MTSFDSSPQLNVWRALLALAVVFVMLATTGWTAIRSHREESPLQASLSAWRHGHLGGRELPDVDSSPHRLAAFFASLTAPQRTGLAHRYPLAVGNMNGAPVELRYRANRIALKQQSKRERTRMHDQRLSETGRYEAGRRMHRFDMLAVKKRHILAFDPDGNGRVAEVFGSLDKAERVSVVVPGVDTNVINFQRTKRRYSAPVGMAKSLYKAERSASPGTRTAVIAWADYTAPDGLGLDSATALRAEQGSVRLNALVRGLPGRSTVALVCHSYGSVVCGVAAPSLPSRVTDIAVAGSPGMRAETVGQLRTAARVWAMRDADDWVQDVPYLEVGGLGHGADPVSSEFGARILSAADAQGHSGYFEPGTESLYNFADIGIGAYESVRCAREDDACLAGLSDSAAA, encoded by the coding sequence GTGACTTCCTTCGACTCCTCCCCGCAACTGAACGTCTGGCGCGCACTGCTGGCGCTGGCCGTGGTTTTCGTGATGCTGGCGACCACCGGCTGGACCGCGATCCGCAGCCATCGAGAGGAGTCGCCGCTGCAGGCGTCGCTCTCCGCGTGGCGGCACGGACACCTCGGCGGCCGCGAACTGCCGGACGTCGACTCGTCCCCGCACCGCCTGGCAGCCTTCTTCGCCTCGCTCACCGCCCCTCAGCGCACCGGGCTCGCCCACCGCTATCCGCTCGCCGTCGGCAACATGAACGGTGCCCCCGTCGAGCTGCGTTACCGGGCCAACCGCATCGCGCTGAAACAGCAGAGCAAGCGTGAGCGCACACGCATGCACGACCAGCGGCTGTCCGAGACCGGCCGGTACGAGGCCGGCCGCCGGATGCACCGCTTCGACATGCTGGCCGTGAAGAAGCGGCACATCCTCGCCTTCGACCCTGACGGCAACGGCCGGGTCGCCGAGGTCTTCGGCAGCCTCGACAAGGCCGAGCGCGTCTCGGTCGTCGTCCCCGGCGTCGACACCAACGTCATCAACTTCCAGCGCACCAAGCGCCGGTACTCCGCGCCCGTCGGCATGGCCAAGTCGCTCTACAAGGCGGAGCGCTCGGCGAGCCCCGGCACGCGGACGGCCGTGATCGCCTGGGCCGACTACACCGCGCCCGACGGCCTCGGCCTCGACTCGGCCACCGCGCTCCGCGCCGAACAGGGCTCGGTCCGGCTGAACGCGCTGGTGCGGGGCCTGCCCGGCCGTTCCACCGTCGCGCTGGTGTGCCACAGCTACGGCTCCGTGGTGTGCGGGGTCGCCGCGCCCTCGCTGCCGTCTCGGGTCACCGACATCGCGGTCGCGGGCAGCCCCGGCATGCGTGCCGAGACGGTCGGGCAGCTGCGGACGGCGGCCCGGGTGTGGGCGATGCGGGACGCCGACGACTGGGTCCAGGACGTGCCCTATCTGGAGGTCGGCGGGCTCGGCCACGGCGCCGACCCGGTCTCCTCGGAGTTCGGGGCGCGCATCCTGTCGGCGGCCGACGCCCAGGGACACAGCGGCTATTTCGAGCCCGGCACCGAGAGCCTGTACAACTTCGCCGACATCGGCATCGGCGCGTACGAGTCGGTGCGGTGTGCGCGGGAGGACGACGCGTGTCTGGCGGGTCTGTCCGACAGCGCTGCGGCCTGA